Genomic window (Ascochyta rabiei chromosome 13, complete sequence):
CGTCTTGAACATGGTCAATACTTGTGTTGAAGCGATTCGTGTTGTGAGCTCAGCCTTGAGGGTTTCGATTGGATCGAAATTGTAGATCAGGTTGGAGTGGAGAACAGCGACCAGAAAAATCGCTTTGTGATTCTGAGAGGGCAGGTCTTTATTATTGACGTACTTGAGGGGAAAGACGCATCTTGTGGTGTGCCAAGGCTGACCTATTCACATCTCAATTGGGTAATCCCAGTGACGGGTTCTTTGTATATCTCATAGCCGAAAATCTTGCCACTGGAGCGTCTTCGCTAGGAGACGCGAGGTGGAATAGATGTCCGACGATTGTCCAGGAGCCTTGAGGGAATCCAAGGGCAGTAACCAGGTGAGTGTGATACCTTCACCTGATTGCACTATTCGCTGGAATGCCGTGAAGAATGAGAGCAACCAGATGAACAGCTCGTTGGCCTTGGTATATGTCGGCGTAATATTTCTTAGTCTTACTCTTCTTGCTCATCACCCACATGCCTGCCTAGGTACGTCTCGAGTAAGTCCACCACATCGGCCTGCAGTGCGCTACGATCTTTTGTTGGACGAGCTTTCGCGTTCGCTTGTTTCTTCTTGATGCCAACAGCCCGTCTGTGTGAACGACTCTGCCCGTGTAGCTTCCAGTCGTTCTCCGTGATCGCGACCGTGCCGCATGTCTCGCATGTCTTCTGCTGCCACAGGTCCGGACGTTGCCCGAGATCGTAATTTCGTTTTGGGGTCAGATTCTCTGCAGCGGCAGAAGACAATGTCAGAGGGTCTTCTAGCGGTTGACCAGACAGGAACTTGTTGGTAACTGCAGTGGCCGGTGCTATGACGTTGCTCTCCCAGTTTGGAAGATCGCTACCGTCGAGAAGGAACATATTGCCTTTGTAACCTGCACCAAACAAGGCATTCAGGAGCTTGATTCGTATCCATCGAGCCTGGCGGTTTGCGTATTGTCTCGTTGCAGCCTGAGTCTTCTCTACGGCTGCAATTTTCAGTTTTTCGAGCTCTGCTGAAGAGAGAGTGTTGTCGGCCAGCGCGCCCTGGTAATCCAGAAACTCTTTGTAACCTATCGACACCCAGATGCCGCGGCTCTGGTCTACAGCGGATCCTGTGCGCGCTTCGTGGTCGGCCCGGAATCTCGTCAACTCCTCAACCTCCGATAGAAGGCCCTTGGCGAGCATCTTGTCGACACGTC
Coding sequences:
- a CDS encoding tRNA dimethylallyltransferase translates to MAQAPTQPLIAIVGATGTGKSDLAVEIARKFNGEIINGDAMQLYHGLPIITNKITTEEMGGVPHHLLGCIGLDQETWTVGKFVSNALAVIDEIRSRGKLPILVGGTHYYTQSLLFKDALSKEPALELKEDSEHFSILDEPTSVILEKLREVDPVMANRWHPNESRKIQRSLEIYLRTGKPASQVYDEQRIKREIEQNSAEVDQAESSTGLRFPTLLFWVYANRDILYPRLDGRVDKMLAKGLLSEVEELTRFRADHEARTGSAVDQSRGIWVSIGYKEFLDYQGALADNTLSSAELEKLKIAAVEKTQAATRQYANRQARWIRIKLLNALFGAGYKGNMFLLDGSDLPNWESNVIAPATAVTNKFLSGQPLEDPLTLSSAAAENLTPKRNYDLGQRPDLWQQKTCETCGTVAITENDWKLHGQSRSHRRAVGIKKKQANAKARPTKDRSALQADVVDLLETYLGRHVGDEQEE